One part of the Salinivirga cyanobacteriivorans genome encodes these proteins:
- a CDS encoding sensor histidine kinase: MLIFRTKILHAFIVFVVLAALAYSLSFFTTFDSSSMVDTEHIETVIYKRKQRTLQILQQTANQIEKKGFEEYLEHETQPLQALHQNEGIAVVIYKSWYLRFWPDNTVVVPEVYGYNIFEDPFIKLGNKYYVPVHYKMPDYDLVGLIYIKSEFDSSSEMVDDQFNPDFYLSSDIKIVKDPLKEPRVFDEDDNYLFSLQIESKPIQKSAYSWLIFLFFTGALIAFFRLFVMLFRYKRHDSNYYPYLIFSLVFIVVLRMLMVKYQFPFFLYNFDLFSPDLYASNWIAPSLGDLILNTLFALFVFYFAHNAIDPAKILNVKDKKAVYFYLSVFIVMVGAFIIQLNNLLSTVIRDSTIEFQPYKVFNLSGFTLLAFLTIIINIITFLIFVDWGIQYFKKHLKVRSAVWLINGLLILILLLSIFFVPGLSWLSVAFYLLLVNLMLYYRWYNRLKYSFILVFAAASALYLTHVIDVQHNEKQFGRMKLLAVNLSLSQDFYAQMRFQDISEDIPADPYVDTLLAAENENQDELYQYLKRAYFSNYLARYDLQLDVCHDTDSVFVEESPVQWQHCRQYHHRLALDEGEPVFKSNYFYMGEEDSRRQYMGLHDILVSDGTHVTLIVKLKAKIVKYNPGFTQLLDKYRNVGSSLLGSYSYARYNENRLISKFGDCPYSLVGDPYDQSDDEYSRICNMDYCHLVYKQSPENVIVVSYPTVSFFQLLINFSYLFVFVFLLLSILALYYTYQRKGIVVSNSIRNRIQFSMIGLLLISLIFIGGGSVYYISQGYEKKNMQVINEKLHSVLTEMQTQFANHNSMQQFDVDYLNFLMQKYADVYNSDISVFDMNGNMVSTSRPEVFKQDFLSRKMDFSAFRALKHEHRFKIIQQEQIGKLVYYSAYVPLVNRDNKMLGFVNLPFFSNEDLLTEDISSIIVTFINVYVLLILLTIIIAVFISNNVTRPLQLLRQKMRQVDIKKHNEPIDLKTDDEVGDLVREYNHMVSELTRSVELLARQERETAWRSMARQVAHEIKNPLTPMKLSVQLMLRAWQEKAPDFEQRLVKVSNTLIHQIETLSNIATEFSTFARMPNEQIEKVEVNAIIKSASALYDEYKDIEIEVDLDQSRNFYVMADKSRLLRMLNNLIKNAAQAIPKDRKGLVTMSSQQVGDMVLIKVTDNGDGIPEEIRGKLFQPNFTTKTKGMGLGLAMVKNIVEGFGGKIWFDTETGEGTTFFIQLPLV; encoded by the coding sequence ATGCTGATATTCAGAACAAAAATACTTCACGCTTTCATTGTTTTTGTTGTATTGGCAGCGCTGGCCTACAGCCTCTCTTTTTTTACTACTTTCGATAGCAGTTCCATGGTGGATACTGAACATATTGAAACGGTTATTTATAAAAGGAAGCAAAGAACCCTGCAAATATTGCAGCAAACCGCCAATCAAATTGAAAAAAAAGGGTTTGAAGAATACCTGGAACACGAAACCCAGCCCCTGCAGGCTTTACATCAAAATGAGGGTATTGCAGTGGTTATTTACAAAAGCTGGTATTTGCGTTTTTGGCCCGATAATACCGTAGTTGTGCCGGAGGTATACGGATATAATATTTTTGAGGATCCGTTTATTAAACTGGGCAATAAATATTATGTACCCGTACATTACAAAATGCCTGATTATGATTTGGTGGGGCTTATTTATATTAAAAGCGAGTTTGATTCATCCAGTGAAATGGTTGACGATCAGTTTAACCCCGATTTTTACTTATCCTCTGATATTAAAATTGTAAAAGATCCGCTGAAAGAACCCCGGGTTTTTGATGAGGATGATAATTACCTGTTCTCACTTCAGATAGAGAGCAAACCCATACAAAAAAGTGCTTATAGCTGGCTTATTTTTCTCTTTTTTACTGGTGCACTTATAGCTTTTTTCAGGCTCTTTGTAATGCTCTTCCGATACAAGCGGCATGATTCCAACTATTATCCGTACCTGATTTTTTCTTTGGTTTTTATTGTGGTATTGCGCATGCTGATGGTTAAATATCAGTTTCCGTTTTTTCTATATAATTTTGATCTCTTTAGTCCTGATTTATATGCCAGTAATTGGATTGCACCATCATTGGGAGATTTGATTCTGAATACCCTGTTTGCGTTGTTTGTATTTTACTTTGCCCACAATGCAATTGATCCGGCAAAGATTCTGAACGTTAAAGATAAAAAAGCCGTTTATTTTTATTTGTCGGTGTTTATTGTCATGGTTGGGGCTTTTATAATACAGCTAAACAATTTGCTTAGTACAGTCATTCGAGATTCTACAATTGAGTTTCAGCCGTATAAAGTTTTTAATTTATCTGGTTTTACGCTGCTTGCCTTCCTGACAATTATAATCAACATCATTACGTTTCTGATTTTTGTAGATTGGGGGATACAATATTTCAAAAAGCACCTGAAAGTTAGATCAGCCGTTTGGCTTATTAACGGGTTGCTTATTTTGATTCTGTTGCTAAGCATATTTTTTGTACCGGGATTAAGCTGGCTAAGTGTCGCCTTTTATCTGTTGTTGGTAAACCTTATGTTGTATTACCGTTGGTATAACAGACTTAAATACAGTTTTATCCTGGTATTTGCTGCGGCCTCGGCTTTGTATTTAACGCATGTAATTGATGTGCAGCATAATGAAAAACAGTTTGGACGAATGAAGCTGCTTGCGGTAAATCTTTCTTTATCGCAGGACTTTTATGCCCAAATGCGTTTTCAGGATATTAGCGAGGATATCCCGGCCGACCCTTACGTGGATACATTGCTGGCTGCGGAAAACGAAAATCAGGATGAACTGTATCAATACCTCAAAAGAGCATATTTTAGTAATTACCTGGCCCGTTATGATTTACAGCTTGATGTATGTCATGACACTGATAGTGTTTTTGTAGAAGAATCCCCGGTTCAGTGGCAACACTGTAGGCAATATCACCATCGCCTGGCACTTGATGAAGGAGAACCAGTGTTTAAATCCAATTACTTTTATATGGGCGAAGAAGATAGCCGGCGCCAATATATGGGTTTGCATGATATATTGGTTTCAGATGGAACGCATGTAACACTGATTGTAAAGCTCAAGGCCAAAATTGTGAAGTATAACCCGGGTTTTACACAGTTGCTTGACAAATACCGCAATGTGGGATCTTCTTTACTTGGTTCCTATTCTTATGCCCGCTATAATGAAAACAGGTTGATCTCTAAATTTGGCGACTGCCCTTATAGCCTTGTAGGCGATCCCTACGATCAGAGCGATGACGAGTACTCACGCATTTGCAATATGGATTATTGCCATTTGGTCTATAAGCAATCACCAGAAAATGTTATTGTGGTAAGCTACCCTACGGTTTCGTTTTTTCAGTTATTAATTAATTTCTCATACCTGTTTGTTTTTGTTTTTTTACTGCTGTCAATATTGGCGCTATACTACACCTATCAACGCAAAGGTATAGTGGTATCAAACAGTATTCGAAACCGTATTCAGTTTTCTATGATCGGGCTTTTATTAATCTCGCTTATTTTTATTGGTGGTGGCTCGGTTTATTACATTAGCCAGGGGTACGAAAAGAAAAATATGCAGGTAATTAATGAAAAGTTGCATTCGGTGCTTACAGAAATGCAAACTCAATTTGCCAATCACAACTCAATGCAACAATTCGATGTGGATTACCTGAATTTTTTGATGCAAAAATATGCAGACGTATACAATTCCGATATCTCGGTATTTGACATGAACGGAAATATGGTATCTACATCGAGACCAGAAGTATTCAAGCAGGATTTTTTGAGCCGAAAAATGGATTTTAGCGCCTTTAGGGCCCTGAAACATGAGCATCGGTTTAAAATTATACAGCAGGAACAAATCGGGAAATTAGTTTATTACAGTGCTTACGTACCTTTGGTGAACCGCGATAATAAAATGTTGGGTTTCGTGAACCTGCCCTTTTTTAGTAATGAAGATTTATTAACAGAGGATATATCAAGTATCATTGTTACGTTTATCAATGTTTATGTGCTATTGATTCTGCTAACCATAATTATTGCTGTCTTTATTTCCAACAATGTGACTCGTCCTTTGCAATTGCTCAGACAAAAAATGCGTCAGGTAGACATCAAAAAGCACAACGAACCCATTGACCTTAAAACAGATGATGAGGTAGGTGATTTGGTACGCGAATATAATCATATGGTTTCGGAATTAACCAGAAGTGTAGAGTTACTTGCACGCCAGGAACGTGAAACCGCCTGGAGAAGTATGGCACGACAGGTAGCACATGAAATTAAAAATCCGCTTACACCTATGAAGCTGAGTGTGCAACTTATGCTCCGGGCCTGGCAGGAAAAAGCACCCGATTTTGAGCAACGTTTAGTAAAAGTAAGTAATACACTTATTCACCAAATTGAAACTTTGTCCAACATAGCAACAGAATTCTCAACCTTTGCCCGCATGCCCAATGAGCAAATCGAAAAGGTTGAAGTTAATGCCATTATTAAATCAGCCAGTGCGCTGTATGATGAGTATAAAGATATTGAGATTGAGGTTGACCTGGATCAATCCCGTAACTTTTATGTTATGGCAGATAAAAGCAGACTCCTGCGAATGCTCAACAATCTGATAAAAAATGCTGCCCAGGCTATTCCAAAAGATCGCAAAGGGTTGGTTACAATGTCATCGCAACAGGTGGGCGATATGGTGCTGATAAAAGTAACAGATAATGGTGATGGAATTCCTGAAGAAATAAGAGGTAAACTTTTTCAACCAAATTTTACAACCAAAACCAAAGGCATGGGATTGGGTTTGGCTATGGTTAAAAACATCGTAGAAGGATTCGGTGGAAAAATATGGTTCGATACTGAAACCGGAGAGGGAACAACCTTCTTTATACAATTACCTTTGGTATAA